The following are encoded in a window of Microbacterium sp. LWO13-1.2 genomic DNA:
- the rsmA gene encoding 16S rRNA (adenine(1518)-N(6)/adenine(1519)-N(6))-dimethyltransferase RsmA, whose translation MTVTLLGATEIRRLAAELDVTPTKKLGQNFVVDANTVRKIVQAARVQPGERVVEVGPGLGSLTLAILEAGASVTAVEIDHRLAARLAQTAAEHGVPPEMLTVVDADALRITELPGEPTVLVANLPYNVSVPVLLHFLENFTYLQRGVVMVQAEVAERIAAKPGSKIYGTPSVKAAWYGEWKLSGTVSRQVFWPVPNVDSLLVGFARAATARGTEEERRRTFAIVDAAFNQRRKMLRQALSGIFGSSASASEILIAAGVAPTARGEDLTVDDYQRIAQHAERIEIEESERAH comes from the coding sequence ATGACCGTCACCCTGCTCGGCGCCACCGAGATCCGCCGCCTTGCCGCCGAGCTCGACGTCACCCCCACGAAGAAGCTCGGCCAGAACTTCGTCGTCGACGCGAACACCGTCCGCAAGATCGTGCAAGCAGCACGCGTTCAGCCGGGGGAGCGCGTCGTGGAGGTCGGACCGGGCCTGGGCTCGCTCACGCTCGCCATCCTCGAAGCCGGCGCATCCGTCACCGCCGTCGAGATCGACCACCGCCTGGCCGCGCGCCTGGCGCAGACTGCCGCTGAGCACGGCGTCCCGCCCGAGATGCTCACCGTCGTCGACGCCGACGCGCTTCGCATAACCGAGCTTCCGGGCGAACCGACCGTGCTGGTCGCCAATCTGCCGTACAACGTGTCGGTGCCCGTGCTGCTGCATTTCCTCGAGAACTTCACCTACCTGCAGCGCGGAGTCGTGATGGTGCAGGCGGAGGTCGCCGAGCGGATCGCCGCGAAACCGGGGTCGAAGATCTACGGCACGCCGAGTGTGAAGGCCGCCTGGTACGGGGAATGGAAGCTCTCGGGCACCGTCTCGCGCCAGGTGTTCTGGCCGGTTCCCAACGTCGACAGCCTTCTCGTCGGGTTCGCTCGTGCGGCGACGGCGCGCGGCACGGAGGAAGAGCGGCGACGCACCTTCGCGATCGTGGACGCCGCCTTCAACCAGCGTCGCAAGATGCTCCGACAGGCGCTCTCCGGGATCTTCGGCAGCTCGGCCAGCGCATCCGAGATCCTGATCGCTGCCGGGGTCGCACCGACAGCGCGGGGCGAGGATCTCACTGTCGACGACTATCAGCGCATCGCCCAGCATGCCGAGCGCATCGAGATCGAGGAGAGCGAACGCGCTCACTGA
- a CDS encoding DUF4267 domain-containing protein: MLHVIGMVLSWTGAVGIIGIGIAYLMKHEGNASGFGLPTLPSPDARGWWQVKGIRDIGTGLTLIAFALFAPTQLPLALLPMAVIPFGDACIILANKGSKKTAYSVHVSTAVAMLIAAGLLVL; encoded by the coding sequence ATGTTGCACGTGATCGGAATGGTCCTCAGCTGGACCGGCGCAGTCGGCATCATCGGAATCGGCATCGCCTACCTGATGAAGCACGAAGGCAATGCTTCCGGGTTTGGACTGCCCACCCTTCCGTCGCCGGATGCTCGCGGTTGGTGGCAGGTCAAGGGGATCCGCGACATCGGCACCGGCTTGACCCTCATCGCCTTCGCCCTCTTCGCGCCGACACAGCTCCCGCTGGCACTCCTGCCGATGGCGGTGATCCCGTTCGGAGACGCCTGCATCATCCTCGCGAACAAGGGCAGCAAGAAGACGGCGTACTCGGTGCACGTCAGCACCGCGGTGGCCATGCTGATCGCCGCAGGTCTGCTCGTGCTCTGA
- a CDS encoding family 1 glycosylhydrolase: MLEFPDGFLWGAATAAHQVEGNNTTSNWWAMEHAPGSPMVEPSGDAADHFHRYPEDMRLLAEAGLNSYRFSVEWARIEPERGFISRAMLDHYRRMIDTAREHGLDPTVTLMHFTVPQWFQRDGFWRADDAVDLFSRYVETVLPILDGVDYVCTINEPNIAAMLAGGEEASNLVAFGLPRPDLGVADTLLAAHRRASEILHTVTGVKAGWTIATQAFHSTGEPGADEMLAEYGDPRDHWYLEQSAGDDFVGVQAYTRTFIGPEGPRPVADDVETTLTGWEFFPPALEMGVRSAWELSGGVPVLVTENGIATSDDTRRIAYTQGALEGLHRAIADGIEVRGYQHWSALDNYEWASGFAPTFGLIAFDHETFARTPKPALAWLGEVARRNGL, encoded by the coding sequence GTGCTCGAATTCCCCGATGGCTTCCTCTGGGGAGCCGCGACAGCGGCCCACCAAGTGGAGGGGAACAACACCACCAGCAACTGGTGGGCGATGGAGCATGCCCCTGGATCGCCGATGGTCGAGCCGTCCGGTGACGCGGCCGACCATTTCCACCGGTACCCGGAAGACATGCGCCTTCTCGCGGAGGCCGGGCTGAACTCCTACCGCTTCTCGGTGGAATGGGCGCGGATCGAACCGGAGCGCGGGTTCATCTCGCGGGCGATGCTCGATCACTACCGACGCATGATCGACACGGCGCGCGAGCACGGACTCGACCCGACGGTCACCCTGATGCACTTCACGGTGCCGCAGTGGTTCCAGCGCGACGGCTTCTGGCGTGCGGACGACGCCGTCGACCTCTTCTCCCGCTACGTGGAGACGGTGCTGCCGATCCTGGACGGCGTCGACTACGTCTGCACGATCAACGAGCCGAACATCGCTGCGATGCTCGCCGGAGGCGAGGAGGCATCGAACCTGGTCGCGTTCGGGCTCCCGCGCCCTGATCTCGGAGTTGCGGACACGCTGCTCGCCGCGCATCGAAGGGCGTCCGAGATCCTGCACACGGTCACAGGCGTCAAGGCCGGTTGGACGATCGCCACTCAGGCCTTCCACTCCACGGGCGAGCCGGGGGCCGACGAGATGCTCGCGGAGTACGGTGACCCGCGGGATCACTGGTACCTGGAGCAGTCCGCCGGCGACGACTTCGTCGGCGTGCAGGCATACACCCGCACCTTCATCGGGCCGGAGGGGCCTCGCCCGGTCGCGGATGACGTGGAGACCACGCTCACCGGCTGGGAGTTCTTCCCGCCGGCCCTCGAGATGGGTGTGCGCAGCGCTTGGGAGTTGAGCGGGGGAGTGCCCGTGCTTGTCACCGAGAACGGCATCGCGACCTCCGACGACACCCGCCGCATCGCCTACACTCAGGGGGCTCTGGAGGGGCTGCACCGCGCGATCGCCGACGGCATCGAGGTGCGCGGGTACCAGCACTGGAGCGCTCTGGACAACTACGAGTGGGCCAGCGGCTTCGCACCGACCTTCGGGTTGATCGCGTTCGACCACGAGACGTTCGCCCGTACGCCCAAGCCCGCCCTGGCATGGTTGGGGGAGGTCGCCCGCCGCAACGGGCTGTGA
- a CDS encoding MFS transporter, with protein sequence MPSLGDLVAPRRMGRDFRWLLASSWTSNIGDGVALAAAPLLIASMTSSPILVASGAILQFLPWLLFGLHAGAIADRFDRRRLVMFANAARAVVLAALCVFLVTGSANIWIVFAVAFLYGTAEVFVDTAGSTLLPMVVKPADLGLGNARLQAGYLVANQFAGPPLGAFLFAAGTAWPFLLEVICVSFAVLLISRMARTPVPPRESGAHPPVHTDIAEGLRWLWRNPPVRMLVLIILVFNITWAAPWGVLVLYATEHLQMGPVGYGMLTTASAAGGLLATVSFGWLERHVSFATLMRVVLTLEVLMHLAFALTTVDWVALVIMFVFGAYAFIWGTISTTVRQRLVPAELQGRVASVNMVGVFGGMVIGQALGGVIAQFWGLTGPWWFAFVGAAITLLLVWKPISQIVSAKPVGGPEQGE encoded by the coding sequence ATGCCCTCCCTCGGTGACCTCGTCGCGCCTCGCCGGATGGGAAGAGACTTCCGCTGGCTGCTCGCTTCTTCCTGGACGAGCAATATCGGCGATGGAGTCGCCCTCGCGGCGGCGCCTCTGCTGATCGCCTCGATGACGTCGTCGCCGATCCTGGTGGCATCCGGCGCCATCCTGCAGTTCCTGCCCTGGTTGCTCTTCGGCCTGCATGCGGGCGCCATCGCCGACCGGTTCGATCGCCGCCGACTGGTGATGTTCGCGAACGCCGCCCGCGCCGTCGTCCTGGCCGCGCTGTGCGTCTTCCTCGTCACCGGCTCGGCCAACATCTGGATCGTCTTCGCGGTCGCATTCCTGTACGGGACCGCCGAGGTGTTCGTCGACACGGCGGGCAGCACCCTGCTGCCGATGGTCGTGAAGCCGGCAGATCTCGGCCTCGGCAATGCGCGGCTGCAAGCCGGATACCTCGTCGCGAATCAGTTCGCCGGCCCGCCGCTGGGCGCCTTCCTGTTCGCCGCCGGCACGGCGTGGCCGTTCCTGCTCGAAGTCATCTGCGTGTCTTTCGCCGTCCTGCTGATCTCGCGGATGGCGAGGACACCCGTTCCGCCGAGAGAGTCCGGCGCGCACCCTCCGGTGCACACGGACATCGCCGAGGGGCTGCGCTGGCTGTGGCGAAACCCGCCGGTGCGGATGCTGGTGCTGATCATCCTCGTCTTCAACATCACGTGGGCCGCCCCCTGGGGTGTCCTCGTGCTGTACGCGACGGAGCACCTGCAGATGGGCCCCGTGGGGTACGGCATGCTCACGACGGCGTCCGCCGCCGGCGGCCTGCTCGCGACGGTGAGCTTCGGCTGGCTGGAACGGCACGTGTCGTTCGCCACCCTCATGCGCGTCGTGCTGACGCTCGAGGTGTTGATGCACCTCGCGTTCGCGCTGACCACCGTCGATTGGGTGGCTCTGGTGATCATGTTCGTCTTCGGCGCGTATGCGTTCATCTGGGGCACGATCTCGACGACGGTGCGCCAGCGGCTGGTACCAGCCGAGCTGCAGGGCCGGGTCGCCTCGGTGAACATGGTCGGCGTCTTCGGCGGCATGGTCATCGGCCAGGCGCTGGGCGGCGTGATCGCCCAGTTCTGGGGACTGACCGGTCCCTGGTGGTTCGCCTTCGTCGGCGCCGCGATCACGCTGCTCCTGGTGTGGAAGCCGATCTCGCAGATCGTCAGCGCGAAGCCGGTCGGCGGGCCCGAGCAGGGCGAATGA
- a CDS encoding WHG domain-containing protein, whose protein sequence is MGVQERKARDRQDREQRIVTRAREIAERDGWSAVTTRRLAGEIEYSPPVLYGHFPDGRDGIVNAVALSGFRDFTAAMREASGGVEGAQRVRAFVEAYLAFAAEHPATYEAMFSMRLAVEFAQESTPQELREGFAVLVAVVGGKSDADAATRGEVFWSGLHGIAVLARERRLAPENHGARVDTLVDLFS, encoded by the coding sequence ATGGGAGTGCAGGAGCGCAAAGCGCGAGACCGCCAGGACCGTGAGCAGCGCATCGTCACCCGCGCGCGGGAGATCGCCGAACGCGATGGCTGGTCGGCGGTGACGACACGCCGCCTCGCCGGCGAGATCGAGTACAGCCCGCCGGTTCTCTACGGCCACTTCCCTGACGGCAGGGACGGCATCGTGAACGCCGTGGCGCTGTCGGGATTCCGCGACTTCACCGCCGCGATGCGTGAGGCATCGGGAGGAGTGGAGGGCGCACAACGGGTGAGGGCGTTCGTGGAGGCCTATCTCGCCTTCGCGGCAGAGCATCCGGCCACCTACGAGGCGATGTTCTCGATGCGTCTCGCCGTCGAGTTCGCTCAGGAATCGACACCGCAGGAGCTGCGTGAGGGATTCGCGGTGCTCGTCGCTGTCGTCGGCGGCAAGAGCGATGCGGACGCGGCGACGCGAGGCGAGGTCTTCTGGAGCGGGCTGCACGGGATCGCGGTGCTGGCCCGTGAGCGCCGCCTCGCACCGGAGAACCATGGTGCTCGCGTCGACACTCTCGTCGATCTCTTCAGCTGA
- a CDS encoding molybdopterin-dependent oxidoreductase gives MAQGSGTRDGYRAAAAGLAAVTFGAGLGELSAALFLPAASPFAVIGGALIDIAPSWAKDLAIALFDTFDKAALLIGIAVVLAAIAAAAGLLERRRAGAGVVIVGAIGVVGAAIAMTRTGAGAFSWAPSAVAGAAAIVALRMLIRRLRPDPALAAPVGGESRPIDRRRFLIWTAAAGAVGVVALVAANVAHGASRSIEAIRKALRLPTAAERAAPIPAGAELDIPGLAPLVTPNRDFYRIDTALVVPQVDPAEWSLRIHGMVDRELVITWDELLALPMQEADVTLACVSNDVGGSLIGNARWLGHPLRELLARAGVADDADMVLSTSVDGFTASTPLEVLTDDRDSLLAIGMNGEPLPVEHGFPVRMVVPGLYGYVSATKWVTQLEVTRFDRVDAYWTTRGWDARGPIKLQSRIDVPRRGRQIDPGETMIAGMAWQQHVGVRGVEVRVDGGSWMTADLATAISDDTWVQWSVPWTAESGDHQIECRAISATGDTQTSNRTPPAPNGAEGWHRISVSVA, from the coding sequence ATGGCGCAGGGCAGTGGGACACGCGATGGTTACCGGGCCGCGGCCGCTGGGCTCGCCGCCGTGACGTTCGGTGCGGGGCTCGGTGAGCTGAGCGCCGCGCTGTTCCTGCCGGCCGCGAGTCCGTTCGCCGTGATCGGCGGCGCACTGATCGACATCGCGCCGAGCTGGGCGAAGGACCTCGCCATCGCTCTCTTCGACACCTTCGACAAGGCGGCGCTGCTGATCGGCATCGCGGTGGTGCTCGCCGCGATCGCCGCCGCCGCCGGCTTGCTCGAGCGGCGTCGTGCCGGTGCCGGCGTCGTGATCGTGGGTGCGATCGGCGTCGTCGGTGCGGCGATCGCGATGACGCGCACCGGTGCCGGCGCCTTCTCGTGGGCGCCGTCGGCCGTCGCGGGTGCCGCGGCGATCGTCGCCCTGCGGATGCTCATCCGGCGCCTGCGTCCGGACCCCGCCCTTGCCGCACCTGTGGGCGGGGAGAGCCGACCGATCGACCGTCGCCGCTTCCTGATCTGGACGGCCGCGGCCGGGGCTGTCGGAGTGGTCGCTCTCGTCGCCGCGAACGTGGCGCACGGAGCATCCCGCTCGATCGAGGCGATCAGGAAGGCGTTGCGCCTGCCGACGGCCGCGGAACGAGCAGCGCCGATCCCGGCCGGCGCGGAGCTGGACATTCCCGGCTTGGCGCCGCTGGTGACGCCGAACCGCGACTTCTATCGCATCGACACCGCTCTCGTCGTGCCGCAGGTCGACCCGGCGGAGTGGTCGCTGCGGATCCACGGAATGGTCGATCGCGAACTCGTGATCACCTGGGATGAGCTGCTCGCGCTGCCGATGCAGGAAGCGGACGTCACGCTGGCGTGCGTGTCGAACGACGTGGGCGGCTCGCTGATCGGGAACGCCCGCTGGCTCGGGCATCCCCTTCGAGAACTGCTCGCCCGCGCCGGAGTCGCGGACGATGCCGACATGGTTCTCTCGACCTCGGTGGACGGATTCACCGCCTCCACGCCCCTGGAGGTGCTCACCGATGACCGCGACTCGCTTCTCGCGATCGGAATGAACGGTGAGCCCCTGCCCGTCGAACACGGATTTCCGGTGCGCATGGTGGTGCCGGGGCTCTACGGTTACGTGTCCGCGACGAAGTGGGTCACCCAGCTGGAAGTCACTCGATTCGACCGGGTCGATGCGTACTGGACGACCCGCGGATGGGATGCGCGCGGTCCGATCAAATTGCAGTCGCGCATCGACGTTCCTCGCCGGGGACGGCAGATAGACCCCGGCGAGACGATGATCGCCGGTATGGCCTGGCAGCAGCACGTCGGCGTCCGCGGCGTGGAGGTGCGCGTCGACGGCGGCTCCTGGATGACGGCCGACCTCGCAACGGCGATCTCGGACGACACCTGGGTGCAGTGGAGCGTGCCGTGGACGGCCGAGAGCGGCGATCATCAGATCGAGTGCCGGGCGATCAGCGCCACCGGTGACACCCAGACCTCGAACCGTACCCCGCCGGCTCCCAACGGCGCAGAGGGGTGGCACCGCATCTCCGTGTCGGTCGCCTGA
- the mgrA gene encoding L-glyceraldehyde 3-phosphate reductase, producing the protein MTESSRFSPDVPELHRPYAAAENRYEQFEYRQVGTTGLYLPPISLGLWWNFGDNIPLDNQRALLRHAFDRGITHFDLANNYGPPYGSAEKNFGRIFAEDLRPYRDELIISSKAGWDMWPGPYGDLGSRKYILASAEQSLTRMGLDYVDIFYSHRVDPVTPIEETIGALDTLVRQGKALYVGISSYSAERTEAAVKVARDLGTPLVIHQPAYSILNRWVEDGLTATLEQNGLGAIAFTPLAQGLLTDKYLGDGTADRAQQRGSLPDGPLTSAAVDTLRALNDVARDRGQSLAQMALQWTLRNPVVTSALIGASRTSQLDENIAAVNGPAFDASELARIDELADAVDVNLWAKSSDL; encoded by the coding sequence GTGACAGAGTCTTCGCGCTTCAGCCCCGACGTCCCCGAACTCCACCGCCCGTACGCGGCGGCCGAGAACCGTTACGAGCAGTTCGAGTACCGCCAGGTCGGCACGACCGGCTTGTATCTGCCGCCGATCTCGCTGGGCCTGTGGTGGAACTTCGGCGATAACATCCCGCTCGACAACCAGCGAGCGCTGCTTCGCCACGCCTTCGACCGAGGCATCACGCATTTCGATCTGGCCAACAACTACGGCCCGCCCTATGGCTCTGCCGAGAAGAACTTCGGCCGGATCTTCGCCGAGGACCTCCGCCCGTATCGCGACGAGCTGATCATCTCGTCGAAAGCCGGCTGGGACATGTGGCCCGGTCCCTACGGCGACCTCGGCAGCCGCAAGTACATCCTTGCGAGCGCCGAGCAGTCGCTGACGAGGATGGGACTCGACTACGTCGATATCTTCTACTCGCACCGCGTCGACCCGGTCACGCCGATCGAGGAGACCATCGGGGCGCTGGACACCCTCGTCCGGCAGGGCAAGGCGCTCTACGTGGGCATCTCGTCGTACAGCGCTGAGCGCACCGAGGCGGCGGTGAAGGTCGCCCGCGATCTCGGCACCCCGCTGGTGATCCACCAGCCCGCGTACTCGATCCTGAACCGCTGGGTGGAGGACGGGCTCACGGCGACGCTGGAGCAGAACGGGCTCGGCGCCATCGCGTTCACCCCGCTCGCGCAGGGGCTGCTCACCGACAAGTACCTCGGCGACGGCACCGCCGATCGCGCGCAGCAACGCGGATCGCTCCCGGACGGCCCGCTCACCTCCGCTGCGGTCGACACACTGCGTGCACTGAACGACGTCGCCCGCGACCGCGGTCAGTCGCTCGCGCAGATGGCGCTGCAGTGGACGCTGCGCAACCCGGTCGTCACGTCCGCGCTCATCGGAGCGTCGCGGACATCGCAGCTGGACGAGAACATCGCCGCCGTGAACGGTCCCGCGTTCGACGCCTCGGAACTCGCCCGGATCGACGAGCTCGCCGACGCCGTCGACGTGAACCTCTGGGCGAAGTCGTCCGACCTGTGA
- a CDS encoding helix-turn-helix domain-containing protein yields MKYLDEPDVVRTALSPIRRRLLGLLREPSSAIRLSEELGLPRQQINYHVKELEKAGLIELVEERQRRGFTERVYRASQSTLIVDPGVMGRAFDGIHDQYAAEHLVQVAAGTVRDVARMQAKADETGQRLLTFTIEAEVRFAEPGDLHRFADALTDAVRRTVESFDSAGGRPYRFVAGTHPAPASPQAEKQEERGENDV; encoded by the coding sequence GTGAAGTACCTCGACGAACCCGATGTGGTGCGCACAGCACTGTCCCCGATACGCCGGCGACTGCTGGGCCTGCTCCGCGAGCCCTCCTCGGCGATCCGCCTCTCCGAGGAGCTCGGCCTCCCCCGACAGCAGATCAACTATCACGTGAAGGAACTGGAGAAGGCAGGCCTGATCGAACTCGTCGAGGAGCGGCAGCGCCGCGGCTTCACCGAGCGCGTCTACCGCGCATCTCAGTCGACGCTCATCGTCGATCCTGGAGTCATGGGGCGCGCCTTCGATGGCATCCATGATCAGTACGCCGCCGAACATCTTGTGCAGGTGGCTGCAGGTACCGTACGCGACGTCGCCCGGATGCAGGCCAAGGCCGACGAAACCGGACAGCGGCTGCTGACCTTCACGATCGAGGCCGAGGTGCGATTCGCGGAGCCCGGTGATCTTCACCGGTTCGCGGATGCGCTGACCGATGCCGTACGCCGTACCGTCGAATCCTTCGACTCCGCCGGCGGGCGGCCATACCGCTTCGTCGCCGGTACTCACCCGGCACCAGCAAGCCCTCAGGCCGAGAAACAGGAAGAGAGAGGCGAGAACGATGTCTGA
- a CDS encoding TatD family hydrolase, translating into MVYVQQRSGDGRKDLRYPAAPEPLAVPMYDNHAHLEIVDGDEPLSLTEQLDRAQAVGIVGVVQASGDIESSRWAVDAAASDPRVLAAVAIHPNDAPTYAANGTLDAAIATIDELAGHPRARAIGETGLDFFRTGPEGHDAQFTSFEAHIALAKKHGIAMQIHDRDAHDAVLETLVRVGAPERTVFHCFSGDEDMARICADAGYYLSFAGNVTFKNAQNLRDALKVTPVERILIETDAPFLTPVPLRGRPNAPYLVPITLRFMAAELGLEVDEFAAQVAANTLAVYGSFED; encoded by the coding sequence ATGGTCTACGTGCAGCAGAGGTCGGGCGACGGGCGCAAAGACCTGCGGTATCCGGCGGCGCCCGAACCACTGGCGGTGCCGATGTACGACAATCACGCGCACCTGGAGATCGTCGACGGCGATGAGCCGCTCTCGCTGACCGAGCAGCTCGATCGTGCCCAGGCCGTCGGCATCGTCGGCGTCGTGCAGGCGTCGGGAGACATCGAATCCTCGCGCTGGGCGGTGGATGCCGCGGCATCCGACCCTCGCGTGCTGGCCGCCGTCGCCATCCACCCGAACGATGCACCGACGTATGCCGCGAACGGCACGCTCGATGCGGCCATCGCGACGATCGACGAGCTCGCCGGGCATCCGCGTGCGCGGGCGATCGGGGAGACGGGGCTGGATTTCTTCCGTACGGGACCTGAGGGCCACGACGCGCAGTTCACCTCCTTCGAGGCGCATATCGCCCTGGCGAAGAAGCACGGCATCGCGATGCAGATCCACGACCGTGACGCGCACGACGCCGTGCTGGAGACGCTGGTCCGCGTCGGCGCCCCGGAGCGCACGGTGTTCCATTGCTTCTCCGGCGATGAGGACATGGCCCGGATCTGCGCGGACGCCGGCTATTACCTGTCCTTCGCCGGCAACGTCACGTTCAAGAACGCGCAGAACCTGCGTGATGCCCTCAAGGTCACGCCGGTGGAGCGGATCCTGATCGAAACCGATGCGCCGTTCCTCACGCCGGTGCCGCTACGTGGCCGGCCGAACGCGCCGTACCTCGTGCCGATCACGCTGCGCTTCATGGCCGCGGAGCTCGGGCTTGAGGTCGACGAGTTCGCCGCCCAGGTCGCCGCGAACACGCTCGCGGTCTACGGTTCCTTCGAGGACTGA
- the metG gene encoding methionine--tRNA ligase, which translates to MPAGESFYITTPIYYPSDVPHIGHGYTTVAVDTLARWHRQAGDDTWMLTGTDEHGQKMLRAAAANNVTPQEWVDKLVSEAWFPLLDTLDVANDDFIRTTQERHEINVQTFFQRLYDRGYIYAGEYEALYCVGCEEFKPESEIVDGTGPFEGLKVCAIHSKPLELLQEKNYFFKLSEFQDRLLELYKTQPDFVRPDSARNEVVSFVSQGLKDLSISRSTFDWGIPLPWDESHVIYVWVDALLNYATAIGYGSDQETFDRRWPAYHVVGKDILRFHAVIWPALLMAAGLEVPKGVFAHGWLLVGGEKMSKSKLTGIAPTEITDVFGSDAYRFYFLSAIAFGQDGSFSWEDLSARYQAELANGFGNLASRTTAMIEKYFEGIVPPAAEYTEQDLTIQKIVADAASKADAAVDLFRIDEAIAAIWTIVDALNGYITDNEPWALARDEEKRARLGTVLYTCAEGLRALAVLLSPVMPQATEKLWIALGAAETLGRLQDQPIREAGNWGTLRPGTSVNGLAPLFPRVESTA; encoded by the coding sequence ATGCCCGCAGGCGAATCGTTCTATATCACCACGCCCATCTACTACCCCTCCGATGTGCCGCACATCGGCCACGGGTACACGACGGTGGCCGTCGACACCCTCGCACGGTGGCACCGCCAGGCCGGGGATGACACCTGGATGCTCACCGGAACGGATGAGCACGGCCAGAAGATGCTGCGCGCGGCCGCGGCGAACAACGTCACGCCGCAGGAATGGGTCGACAAGCTCGTCAGCGAGGCATGGTTCCCGCTGCTGGACACGCTCGACGTCGCCAACGACGACTTCATCCGCACCACGCAGGAGCGCCACGAGATCAACGTGCAGACGTTCTTCCAGCGCCTGTACGACCGCGGCTACATCTACGCAGGCGAGTACGAGGCGCTCTACTGCGTCGGCTGCGAGGAGTTCAAGCCCGAGTCCGAGATCGTCGACGGCACTGGTCCCTTCGAAGGGCTGAAGGTCTGTGCGATCCACTCCAAGCCCCTCGAACTGCTGCAGGAGAAGAACTACTTCTTCAAGCTCAGCGAGTTCCAGGACCGCCTGCTCGAGCTCTACAAGACCCAGCCCGACTTCGTGCGTCCCGACTCCGCGCGCAACGAGGTCGTCTCGTTCGTGAGCCAGGGTCTGAAGGACCTCTCCATCTCGCGTTCCACGTTCGACTGGGGCATCCCGCTGCCGTGGGACGAGTCGCACGTCATCTACGTGTGGGTCGACGCGCTGCTGAACTACGCCACCGCGATCGGCTACGGCTCCGATCAGGAGACCTTCGATCGTCGCTGGCCCGCGTATCACGTGGTCGGCAAGGACATCCTGCGCTTCCACGCCGTCATCTGGCCGGCGCTGCTGATGGCTGCGGGGCTCGAGGTGCCGAAGGGCGTCTTCGCCCACGGCTGGCTGCTCGTCGGCGGCGAGAAGATGTCGAAGTCGAAGCTCACCGGTATCGCGCCGACCGAGATCACCGACGTCTTCGGCTCCGACGCGTACCGCTTCTACTTCCTCTCGGCGATCGCCTTCGGGCAGGACGGTTCGTTCTCCTGGGAGGACCTGTCCGCTCGCTACCAGGCGGAGCTCGCGAACGGATTCGGCAACCTCGCATCGCGCACGACAGCGATGATCGAGAAGTACTTCGAGGGGATCGTGCCCCCGGCCGCGGAGTACACGGAGCAGGATCTCACGATTCAGAAGATCGTCGCAGATGCGGCATCGAAGGCGGATGCCGCCGTCGACCTGTTCCGCATCGACGAGGCCATCGCAGCGATCTGGACGATCGTCGATGCGCTGAACGGCTACATCACCGATAACGAGCCCTGGGCGCTGGCCCGCGATGAAGAGAAGCGCGCGCGCCTCGGCACCGTGCTCTACACCTGCGCCGAGGGTCTTCGGGCTCTCGCGGTGCTGCTGTCGCCGGTGATGCCCCAGGCCACGGAGAAGCTCTGGATCGCACTCGGCGCCGCTGAGACGCTCGGCCGACTTCAGGACCAGCCGATCCGCGAGGCGGGCAACTGGGGCACCCTGCGTCCCGGAACCAGCGTCAACGGGCTCGCCCCGCTGTTCCCGCGCGTGGAGTCCACTGCCTGA
- a CDS encoding SRPBCC domain-containing protein, with the protein MSETPRIRVTIAAPVSEVWSALRDKDRIRHWHGWVFDGGPDGSLDQEIDLIYFTDVTVGEHRIDLNGGDTIDLEQVEGGTRVTLTRAAPEDDPDWARYYDEITEGWITFIHQLQFAVERHPRAARRTVLLRGKAPSALAAISDDPRPLAGAPYEGSLAGGIAGGRVWFRSDHQLGLTVSEWNDALLVLHRDGASDEVMALLSLYGVDEDRFSELRDRWGAWWHSSDAETVDERAQSSKEP; encoded by the coding sequence ATGTCTGAAACACCCAGGATCCGCGTGACCATCGCCGCACCGGTGAGCGAGGTCTGGAGCGCCCTCCGAGACAAGGACCGCATCAGGCACTGGCACGGCTGGGTGTTCGACGGCGGACCGGACGGAAGCCTGGACCAGGAGATCGACCTGATCTACTTCACCGATGTGACGGTCGGCGAGCACCGGATCGATCTGAACGGCGGCGACACGATCGATCTGGAACAGGTCGAAGGCGGCACGCGCGTGACGCTGACTCGTGCGGCACCGGAAGACGACCCGGACTGGGCGCGGTACTACGACGAGATCACCGAAGGGTGGATCACGTTCATCCATCAGCTGCAGTTCGCCGTGGAACGCCACCCGCGCGCTGCTCGTCGCACTGTCCTCCTGCGCGGAAAGGCGCCTTCCGCGCTGGCGGCGATCTCCGACGACCCGCGACCGCTCGCAGGAGCCCCGTACGAGGGATCGCTCGCCGGCGGGATCGCCGGCGGCCGTGTCTGGTTCAGGTCCGACCACCAGCTCGGTCTGACGGTGTCCGAGTGGAATGACGCGCTGCTGGTGCTCCATCGCGATGGAGCCTCCGACGAGGTGATGGCGCTCCTCAGCCTCTACGGCGTCGACGAGGATCGCTTCTCAGAGCTCCGCGACCGGTGGGGTGCCTGGTGGCACAGCTCCGACGCCGAAACCGTCGACGAGCGCGCTCAGTCCTCGAAGGAACCGTAG